The following proteins are co-located in the Bordetella bronchialis genome:
- a CDS encoding biotin-dependent carboxyltransferase family protein, with protein MTLSVLKPGLLSSFQDLGRLGYQHQGIPVAGAMDARAHRLASLLAGNDPARTASLEITLQGPTLRFERAACFALSGAALGAALDGSPVPLNRPLLARAGQVLAFGAAPGAPGSAAPGLRAYLAVHGGYTLPRVMDSESTYLRSGFGGYQGRALAKGDSVGLRAHLKTNALQALEDALWDIRLYLPATLATQARATVRAMPGRQWEAFTREARDAFAGAPYTVTPQSERMGYRLNGPALAMEAPRQMLSEATCFGTVQVPADGAPIVLMADRQTTGGYPKIAQVASVDLPLLAQAAPGSTIRFEMISLEEAQRLDGERETAFARLAAALAPLRDLYARHTSESN; from the coding sequence ATGACGCTCTCCGTATTGAAGCCGGGACTGCTGTCCTCTTTCCAGGACCTGGGACGGCTGGGCTACCAGCACCAGGGCATACCGGTGGCGGGCGCCATGGACGCTCGCGCCCATCGCCTTGCCAGCCTGCTGGCGGGCAACGATCCCGCCCGTACCGCGTCGCTGGAGATCACCCTGCAAGGCCCCACCCTGCGCTTCGAGCGCGCCGCCTGCTTCGCCCTGAGCGGCGCCGCCCTGGGGGCGGCCCTCGATGGCAGCCCCGTGCCCCTGAACCGGCCGCTGCTGGCGCGTGCCGGCCAAGTGCTCGCCTTCGGCGCGGCCCCCGGCGCGCCGGGCAGCGCCGCCCCCGGCCTGCGCGCCTATCTGGCCGTGCATGGCGGCTACACCCTGCCCCGCGTGATGGACAGCGAAAGCACCTACCTGCGCAGCGGCTTCGGCGGCTACCAGGGTCGCGCCCTGGCCAAGGGCGATAGCGTCGGCCTGCGCGCGCACCTGAAAACGAACGCACTGCAGGCCCTGGAAGATGCCTTGTGGGACATCCGGCTCTACCTGCCCGCCACCCTGGCGACCCAGGCGCGCGCCACGGTACGCGCCATGCCCGGCCGGCAATGGGAGGCCTTCACCCGCGAAGCGCGCGACGCCTTCGCCGGGGCCCCCTACACCGTGACACCGCAATCCGAACGCATGGGGTATCGCCTGAACGGCCCGGCGCTGGCCATGGAAGCGCCGCGCCAGATGCTGTCCGAGGCCACCTGCTTCGGCACGGTACAGGTGCCCGCCGACGGCGCGCCCATCGTCTTGATGGCCGACCGCCAGACCACCGGCGGCTACCCCAAGATCGCCCAGGTCGCCAGCGTGGACCTGCCGCTCTTGGCACAGGCGGCGCCCGGTAGCACCATACGCTTTGAAATGATCTCCCTGGAGGAAGCGCAGCGGCTGGATGGCGAGCGCGAGACCGCCTTCGCGCGCCTGGCCGCGGCGCTGGCCCCCTTGCGCGACCTGTACGCGCGCCACACATCCGAATCGAACTGA
- a CDS encoding ubiquinone biosynthesis accessory factor UbiJ, whose amino-acid sequence MLAIPALPDPGRAAVRALNALLRREDWARARLARHAGKTVRLAGGALKLSLTIDSEGYTDLADPAVVPDVTLTADPSRFRLARLFQAGAENGPAGVASPGMDDREGSDPAASARARAEAIADMTHIAGDAGLAQVVAELAAQLRWDVEDDLARWLGDIPAARLVAGARAVSAGLRGAAARLGGNLAEYLSQERPILAPRTLMENWADDIARANAALDAAHARATALQARLARVQDRQDAAPRGNGGA is encoded by the coding sequence ATGCTCGCGATTCCCGCCTTGCCCGACCCCGGCCGTGCCGCTGTCCGCGCCCTCAACGCCCTGCTGCGGCGGGAGGACTGGGCGCGGGCGCGCCTGGCCCGCCACGCCGGCAAGACCGTGCGCCTGGCCGGTGGCGCGCTCAAGCTATCCCTGACGATAGACAGCGAAGGCTATACCGACCTGGCCGACCCCGCCGTGGTGCCCGATGTCACCCTGACGGCCGACCCCTCGCGCTTCCGGCTGGCCCGGCTTTTCCAGGCGGGCGCGGAAAACGGGCCCGCGGGCGTCGCCAGTCCCGGGATGGACGATCGCGAGGGCAGCGATCCCGCCGCCTCGGCCCGTGCCCGCGCCGAGGCAATCGCCGACATGACCCACATCGCCGGCGACGCCGGCCTGGCCCAGGTCGTGGCCGAACTGGCCGCGCAGCTGCGCTGGGACGTCGAGGACGACCTGGCGCGCTGGCTGGGGGATATCCCCGCTGCCCGGCTGGTGGCCGGCGCGCGCGCCGTCTCCGCCGGCTTGCGGGGCGCCGCCGCGCGCCTGGGCGGCAATCTGGCGGAATACCTTTCCCAGGAGCGGCCCATCCTGGCGCCGCGCACGTTGATGGAAAACTGGGCGGACGACATCGCCCGCGCGAATGCCGCCCTGGATGCCGCGCATGCCCGCGCCACGGCCCTGCAGGCAAGGCTGGCGCGCGTTCAGGACCGGCAGGACGCCGCGCCGCGCGGCAACGGTGGCGCCTGA
- the ubiE gene encoding bifunctional demethylmenaquinone methyltransferase/2-methoxy-6-polyprenyl-1,4-benzoquinol methylase UbiE: protein MQNPNSASPGDGASPGTTHFGFKTVQETEKAGKVAEVFHSVASRYDVMNDLMSGGLHRVWKAFTIGRAAVRPGMKVLDIAGGTGDLARAFARRAGPEGQVWLTDINDSMLRVGRDRLADSGLLLPLAVCDAERLPFPSGYFDRVSVAFGLRNMTHKDRALAEMTRVLKPGGKLLVLEFSRVAKPLAPVYDWYSFNVLPWLGRRVAKDEASYRYLAESIRMHPDQETLAGMLREAGLERVQYFNLTAGVVALHEGVRMA, encoded by the coding sequence ATGCAAAACCCCAATTCCGCCTCCCCAGGGGATGGCGCGTCCCCAGGCACCACCCATTTCGGTTTCAAGACCGTCCAGGAGACGGAAAAGGCCGGCAAGGTGGCCGAAGTCTTCCATTCCGTGGCCTCGCGCTACGACGTCATGAACGACCTGATGTCGGGCGGCCTGCATCGTGTCTGGAAGGCCTTCACCATCGGCCGCGCCGCCGTGCGGCCGGGCATGAAGGTCCTGGATATCGCCGGCGGCACGGGCGACCTGGCCCGTGCCTTCGCGCGGCGGGCCGGCCCGGAAGGGCAGGTCTGGCTGACCGACATCAACGATTCCATGCTGCGTGTCGGGCGCGACCGCCTGGCCGATAGCGGCCTGCTGCTGCCCCTGGCGGTCTGCGATGCCGAGCGGCTGCCATTCCCGTCCGGCTATTTCGACCGCGTCAGCGTGGCCTTCGGCCTGCGCAACATGACGCACAAGGACCGCGCCCTGGCCGAGATGACCCGCGTGCTCAAGCCCGGCGGCAAGCTGCTGGTGCTGGAGTTTTCGCGCGTGGCCAAGCCCCTGGCGCCGGTCTATGACTGGTATTCCTTCAACGTCCTGCCCTGGCTGGGCCGCAGGGTCGCCAAGGACGAGGCCAGCTACCGTTATCTGGCGGAGTCGATCCGCATGCACCCCGACCAGGAAACCCTGGCCGGCATGCTGCGCGAGGCGGGACTGGAGCGGGTCCAGTATTTCAACCTGACCGCCGGCGTCGTGGCGCTGCACGAAGGTGTGCGCATGGCCTAG
- the pxpB gene encoding 5-oxoprolinase subunit PxpB, protein MDAAPDRPAPAWRIHPQGDRCLLVVFGDAIDEAVGRRCLAVSRLLRDAALPGVTDVVPSFVAVAVHYAPGPDGRGPTYAALAEHIHGLLAQGIPDGDSAARDVTVPVCYGGEHGPDLEDVARAAGISPEEVIALHTRPGSMVYMLGFAPGHPYIGVHDARLNLPRRASPRTAVPMGSVAVANRQTVIYPSRLPGGWNIIGATPLRLFDPAREPASLLQPGDRIRFVPIDAQAYARMRAEQE, encoded by the coding sequence GTGGACGCAGCGCCCGACAGACCGGCGCCCGCCTGGCGGATCCACCCCCAGGGCGATCGCTGCCTGCTCGTCGTCTTCGGCGACGCCATCGACGAAGCGGTGGGCCGCCGCTGCCTGGCCGTGTCGCGCCTGCTGCGCGACGCCGCCCTGCCCGGGGTAACCGACGTCGTGCCGTCCTTCGTGGCGGTGGCCGTGCATTACGCCCCGGGGCCCGACGGCCGGGGGCCCACCTACGCGGCCCTGGCCGAGCACATACACGGCCTGCTGGCGCAAGGCATCCCGGACGGCGACAGCGCGGCGCGCGACGTCACCGTCCCGGTGTGCTACGGCGGCGAGCATGGCCCCGACCTGGAAGACGTGGCGCGCGCGGCCGGCATCAGCCCGGAAGAAGTCATCGCGCTGCACACGCGTCCGGGCAGCATGGTCTATATGCTGGGCTTCGCGCCCGGCCATCCCTATATCGGCGTGCACGATGCACGGCTGAACCTGCCGCGGCGCGCATCGCCCCGTACCGCCGTGCCGATGGGATCCGTGGCGGTGGCCAACCGCCAGACCGTGATCTATCCCAGCCGCCTGCCCGGCGGCTGGAACATCATCGGCGCCACGCCCCTGAGGCTGTTCGACCCGGCGCGCGAACCCGCGTCCCTGCTGCAGCCGGGCGACCGCATCCGCTTCGTGCCCATCGACGCCCAGGCCTACGCGCGCATGCGGGCGGAACAGGAATGA
- a CDS encoding LysR family transcriptional regulator, which translates to MLTEFRTFVAVARDGTFTGAGRQLGLTQSAVSAQIRRLEEFVGVALFDRTARSATLNDAGREVLAQAEEVLGLVNRMVTQAGTGHVTGSLRMAAIASVQQHLLVTALRLFRADFPDVSVRIVPGVSLSLLAHVDASEVDLAVLIRPPFKLPPELAWQPLVSEPMVLAVPASLPETGWREALAVHPFIRYDRASFGGRLVDAFLRRHRLAVHEAVELDEIDAIANLVRAGLGVALMPRTRDLDAAGLRLLDLGAAGFERQIGIVIRRSADAAGVAARMAACLHAAAQGAA; encoded by the coding sequence ATGCTCACCGAATTCCGCACCTTCGTCGCCGTGGCCCGCGACGGCACGTTCACCGGGGCCGGGCGCCAACTGGGGCTGACGCAGTCGGCCGTCAGCGCGCAGATCCGGCGGCTGGAGGAGTTCGTCGGCGTGGCGCTGTTCGACCGCACGGCGCGGTCGGCTACCTTGAACGATGCCGGCCGGGAGGTCCTGGCGCAGGCCGAGGAGGTCCTGGGCCTGGTGAACCGGATGGTGACGCAGGCGGGAACCGGGCACGTCACGGGATCGCTGCGCATGGCGGCGATCGCCTCGGTGCAGCAGCACCTGCTGGTGACGGCGCTGCGCCTGTTCCGCGCGGATTTTCCCGACGTCAGCGTGCGCATCGTCCCGGGCGTGTCGCTGTCGCTGCTGGCCCACGTGGATGCCTCGGAGGTGGACCTGGCGGTCCTGATCCGGCCGCCGTTCAAGCTGCCGCCCGAACTGGCCTGGCAGCCCCTGGTCTCGGAGCCCATGGTGCTGGCGGTGCCGGCCTCGCTGCCGGAAACGGGCTGGCGGGAGGCGCTGGCCGTCCACCCCTTCATCCGCTACGACCGCGCCTCCTTCGGCGGGCGCCTGGTGGATGCCTTCCTGCGCCGCCATCGCCTGGCCGTGCACGAGGCCGTGGAACTGGACGAGATCGACGCCATCGCCAATCTGGTGCGGGCCGGGCTCGGGGTGGCGCTGATGCCGCGCACGCGCGACCTGGATGCCGCCGGCCTGCGCTTGCTGGACCTGGGCGCGGCGGGGTTCGAACGGCAGATCGGTATCGTCATCCGCCGTTCCGCCGATGCGGCGGGCGTTGCCGCGCGCATGGCGGCCTGCCTGCATGCGGCGGCACAGGGAGCCGCATAG
- the serA gene encoding phosphoglycerate dehydrogenase produces MTRIVLFENIHPSGVAVFRDAGYTDIQTYSSSLPPDELRAALKGADVVGIRSRTHLDAAHFEQFADLRVVGCFCIGTNQVDVDSAMHHGVPVFNAPFSNTRSVAELVLAEAILLLRRIPEKSTRVHQGHWDKTASGAYEARGKTLGVIGYGNIGSQVGTLAESVGMRVVYHDVEAKLPLGNAHAVNTLAELLAQSDVVTLHVPGGRSTENIINADTLAQMKRGAILINASRGTVVDIDALHAALASQHLAGAALDVFPTEPKSVDEPLASPLIGMPNVILTPHIGGSTQESQENIGREVAEKLVRYLQAGTTKGAVNFPELPFTERAGTARILHIHRNVPGALGTLDNLLAQQGLNILSQNLQTRGDIGYVVTDVDGVVDDEIMRALCGHPVTIRCQRI; encoded by the coding sequence ATGACGCGTATCGTCCTGTTCGAAAACATCCATCCCAGCGGCGTGGCGGTCTTCCGCGACGCCGGCTACACCGACATCCAGACCTATTCGTCCTCGCTGCCGCCGGACGAACTGCGGGCGGCGCTCAAGGGCGCGGATGTGGTGGGAATACGGTCGCGCACGCACCTGGACGCCGCCCACTTCGAACAGTTCGCCGACCTGCGCGTGGTCGGGTGCTTCTGCATCGGCACCAACCAGGTGGACGTGGACAGCGCCATGCACCATGGCGTACCCGTCTTCAACGCCCCCTTTTCGAACACCCGCTCGGTGGCGGAGCTGGTGCTGGCCGAAGCCATCCTGCTGTTGCGCCGCATCCCCGAGAAAAGCACGCGGGTGCACCAGGGCCATTGGGACAAGACCGCGTCGGGCGCCTACGAGGCGCGCGGCAAGACGCTGGGCGTCATCGGCTACGGCAACATCGGTTCGCAGGTGGGCACGCTGGCCGAAAGCGTGGGCATGCGCGTCGTCTATCACGATGTAGAGGCCAAGCTGCCCCTGGGGAACGCGCACGCCGTCAACACCCTGGCCGAGCTCCTGGCGCAGAGCGATGTCGTCACGCTGCACGTGCCGGGCGGCCGCAGCACCGAAAACATCATCAACGCGGATACGCTGGCGCAGATGAAGCGCGGCGCGATCCTGATCAATGCCTCGCGCGGCACGGTGGTGGACATCGACGCCTTGCACGCGGCCCTGGCCTCGCAGCACCTGGCCGGCGCGGCGCTGGACGTGTTCCCCACCGAGCCGAAAAGCGTCGATGAGCCCCTGGCCAGCCCGCTGATCGGCATGCCCAACGTGATCCTGACCCCGCACATCGGCGGCAGCACGCAGGAATCGCAGGAAAACATCGGCCGCGAAGTCGCGGAAAAGCTGGTGCGCTACCTGCAGGCCGGCACCACCAAGGGCGCGGTCAACTTCCCGGAACTGCCGTTCACCGAGCGGGCCGGCACCGCCCGCATCCTGCATATCCACCGCAACGTGCCGGGCGCGCTGGGCACGCTGGACAACCTGCTGGCCCAGCAGGGACTGAACATCCTGAGCCAGAACCTGCAAACGCGCGGCGATATCGGCTATGTCGTCACCGACGTCGACGGCGTGGTCGACGACGAGATCATGCGCGCGCTCTGCGGCCATCCCGTGACGATACGCTGCCAGCGCATCTAG
- a CDS encoding LamB/YcsF family protein, translating to MGLSIDLNCDMGESYGAWKMGNDEGVLEYVSSANIACGFHGGDPGTMRRTVAAALARGVALGAHPSLPDLAGFGRRVMQVSPSEAYDFMVYQIGALAGVAASQGARLHHVKVHGALYNMAAKDRALSEALCRAIRDVDSKLVLYGLAGTEHIRAAEALGVPVAQEVFADRSYQDDGSLTPRSHPGAMITEVDKAVAQVLRMVQEGKVRSVNGKDVPVRADTLCIHGDQPNALVFASGIRSALEKAGIAVKTVAAPAS from the coding sequence ATGGGTTTATCCATCGACTTGAACTGCGACATGGGCGAAAGCTACGGCGCCTGGAAAATGGGCAACGATGAAGGCGTCCTGGAATACGTCTCCTCGGCCAATATCGCCTGTGGCTTCCATGGCGGCGACCCGGGCACCATGCGCCGCACGGTAGCGGCCGCGCTGGCCCGCGGTGTCGCGCTGGGCGCGCACCCCAGCCTGCCGGACCTGGCCGGCTTCGGGCGCCGCGTCATGCAGGTCAGCCCCAGCGAGGCCTATGACTTCATGGTCTACCAGATCGGCGCCCTGGCCGGCGTGGCCGCCTCGCAAGGCGCCCGGCTGCATCACGTGAAGGTGCACGGCGCCCTGTACAACATGGCGGCCAAGGATCGCGCCCTGTCCGAGGCGCTGTGCCGCGCCATCCGCGACGTCGACAGCAAGCTCGTTCTATACGGCCTGGCCGGCACCGAGCACATCCGCGCCGCGGAGGCCCTGGGCGTGCCGGTGGCACAGGAAGTCTTCGCCGACCGTTCCTACCAGGACGACGGCTCGCTGACCCCGCGCAGCCACCCCGGCGCCATGATCACCGAGGTCGACAAGGCCGTCGCGCAGGTGCTGCGCATGGTGCAGGAAGGCAAGGTGCGTTCGGTCAACGGCAAGGACGTACCGGTGCGGGCCGATACCCTGTGCATACACGGCGACCAGCCCAACGCCCTGGTCTTCGCCAGCGGCATCCGCTCGGCGCTGGAGAAAGCCGGCATCGCAGTAAAAACGGTGGCCGCGCCCGCCTCGTAG
- a CDS encoding GntR family transcriptional regulator, with protein sequence MEIKASATIPYMLYEQVRQMIIDGTLAPGQPLREQELERRFGTSRSPIREALRLLELSGLATHAQRRGFRVVLYTEQEIRQLYLLRAELEAYAIQGLAEHQDLEPLLAKLRAAHERLRQCDPDRAVLNYLSTVRRAFLDVVEFIGNQPLRESVHRLNERCEPLRYNLFRRGFSDVGASASYVGRVVDAIARRDFPCAAAVRRECAHWILPMVLGAYAEEVAARSGGAAA encoded by the coding sequence ATGGAAATCAAGGCATCCGCCACCATCCCGTACATGCTGTACGAGCAAGTCCGTCAAATGATCATCGACGGGACCCTGGCGCCCGGCCAACCGCTGCGCGAACAGGAACTGGAAAGACGATTCGGCACGAGCCGCAGTCCCATCCGGGAGGCGTTGCGGCTGCTGGAGCTGAGCGGGCTGGCCACGCACGCCCAGCGCCGCGGTTTTCGCGTGGTGCTGTACACGGAACAGGAGATCCGCCAGCTGTATCTGCTGCGCGCCGAGCTGGAGGCCTATGCCATCCAGGGGCTGGCGGAACACCAGGACCTGGAGCCGCTGCTGGCCAAGCTGCGCGCCGCGCACGAACGGCTGCGGCAATGCGATCCCGATCGCGCGGTCCTGAATTACCTGTCGACGGTGCGGCGGGCGTTCCTGGATGTCGTCGAGTTCATCGGCAACCAGCCTCTGCGCGAATCGGTGCATCGCCTGAACGAACGCTGCGAACCCTTGCGCTATAACCTGTTCCGCCGCGGGTTCTCCGATGTGGGGGCCTCGGCCAGCTATGTGGGACGGGTGGTGGACGCGATCGCACGGCGGGATTTTCCCTGTGCGGCGGCGGTCAGGCGCGAGTGCGCGCACTGGATACTGCCGATGGTGCTGGGCGCGTATGCGGAAGAAGTGGCTGCGCGCTCGGGAGGGGCTGCGGCCTGA
- the phoR gene encoding phosphate regulon sensor histidine kinase PhoR: MILLRTILLIAAWALLAALAQWLFGDPAGWLAMCVALAATLLARSARLQRVSQWARNPESAPPAAVGPWDDILAPLYRYVRGQARQLAESRDAMQGMLAAAQALPDGAVTLNQDLQIDWCNRVARQHLGLRLPADRGANLLNLVRAPEFIEYSRQDDWPEPILVRMAVGSQERLLMMQLTAYARDQRLLITRDVTQIEKLETTRRDFVANVSHELRTPLTVLAGFLETMREMPDEALSREQRGQYLTMMHEQAQRMQAIVADLLTLSTLESSPNAEPHRVRMATLLQTARQQTEALSSGRHTLVWRLDEGVDLLGAESELSSAVSNLLTNAVRYTPEGGTITVRWERLPEGGARYSVQDTGIGIAARHIPRLTERFYRVDRGRSRAVGGTGLGLAITKHIAMRHDAELSIASEVGKGSTFVLVFPPERVVESDAA, translated from the coding sequence ATGATTTTGTTGCGCACGATACTCCTGATCGCCGCCTGGGCGCTGCTGGCGGCGTTGGCCCAATGGCTTTTCGGCGACCCGGCAGGCTGGCTGGCGATGTGCGTGGCGCTGGCCGCCACGCTGCTGGCCCGCAGCGCCCGCCTGCAGCGCGTTTCGCAATGGGCGCGCAACCCCGAGTCCGCGCCGCCCGCCGCGGTGGGGCCGTGGGACGACATCCTGGCTCCCTTGTACCGCTACGTCCGCGGACAGGCACGCCAGCTGGCCGAAAGCCGCGACGCCATGCAGGGCATGCTGGCGGCGGCGCAAGCGCTGCCGGACGGCGCGGTCACCCTGAACCAGGACCTGCAGATCGACTGGTGCAATCGCGTCGCGCGCCAGCATCTGGGGCTGCGCCTGCCCGCCGATCGCGGCGCCAATCTGCTGAATCTGGTGCGCGCGCCGGAATTCATCGAATACAGCCGCCAGGACGACTGGCCCGAACCCATCCTGGTCCGCATGGCGGTGGGCAGCCAGGAACGCCTGCTGATGATGCAGCTGACCGCCTATGCGCGCGACCAGCGCCTGCTGATCACCCGCGACGTCACGCAGATCGAAAAACTGGAAACCACGCGGCGCGACTTCGTGGCCAATGTCTCGCATGAACTGCGCACGCCGCTGACCGTGCTGGCGGGCTTCCTGGAAACCATGCGCGAGATGCCGGACGAGGCCCTGAGCCGCGAGCAGCGCGGCCAGTACCTGACCATGATGCATGAGCAGGCGCAGCGCATGCAGGCCATCGTGGCCGATTTGCTGACGCTGTCCACGCTGGAGTCCTCGCCCAATGCGGAACCGCACCGCGTGCGCATGGCGACGCTGCTGCAGACGGCGCGCCAGCAGACCGAGGCCTTGTCCTCGGGGCGCCACACGCTGGTCTGGCGCCTGGACGAGGGCGTGGACCTGCTGGGCGCGGAAAGCGAACTGTCTTCCGCCGTCTCCAACCTGCTGACCAATGCGGTGCGCTACACGCCGGAAGGCGGCACCATCACCGTCCGCTGGGAACGGCTGCCCGAGGGCGGCGCGCGCTACAGCGTGCAGGACACCGGTATCGGCATCGCCGCGCGACACATCCCCCGGCTGACGGAACGCTTCTACCGCGTGGACCGCGGCCGTTCGCGCGCGGTGGGCGGCACGGGCCTGGGCCTGGCCATCACCAAGCACATCGCCATGCGCCACGACGCGGAGCTCAGCATCGCCAGCGAAGTCGGCAAGGGCAGCACCTTCGTGCTGGTGTTCCCGCCGGAACGCGTCGTCGAGAGCGACGCCGCCTGA
- a CDS encoding Tim44 domain-containing protein, protein MSRCSYRRILAAALIAVTGAAMIATSFDAEARRMGGGSSVGRQSPNVTMQRQATTPPATGATTPGAASAAAPAAAGAATAGAAARSGASRWLGPIAGIAAGLGLAALLSHLGLSGAFAEMLASLLLIALVVFAVLFIIRRLRGSGPRPAMQGAYGMARQADTPAQAPTPWREALPAAGTAGAATAAGAASAAAPVAAEPAAAPRQDAQGNWFIPGDFDTQGFLKQAKEQFVRIQGVWDSGDTERLREYLTDDLIVELKPQLTERKGAANHTEVVLLNAEMLGIEAVSDGHLASVRFSGMLREEPGAEAFRFEEVWNLFKPTQGGWLLAGIQQIPVQYAS, encoded by the coding sequence ATGTCACGCTGTTCTTATCGCCGAATCCTGGCTGCGGCGCTCATCGCCGTCACGGGCGCGGCCATGATCGCCACCTCGTTTGACGCCGAAGCGCGCCGCATGGGCGGGGGTTCCAGCGTGGGCCGCCAGTCCCCCAATGTGACCATGCAGCGCCAGGCCACGACGCCGCCGGCCACGGGCGCCACCACCCCGGGCGCCGCGTCCGCCGCGGCTCCGGCTGCCGCCGGCGCCGCCACGGCCGGCGCGGCCGCGCGCAGCGGCGCCTCGCGCTGGCTGGGCCCCATCGCCGGTATCGCGGCCGGCCTGGGCCTGGCGGCGCTGCTGTCGCACCTGGGCCTGTCGGGCGCCTTCGCGGAAATGCTCGCCAGCCTGCTGCTGATCGCCCTGGTGGTGTTCGCCGTGCTCTTCATCATCCGCCGCCTGCGCGGTTCGGGCCCGCGTCCCGCCATGCAGGGCGCCTATGGCATGGCTCGCCAGGCCGATACCCCGGCGCAGGCGCCCACGCCCTGGCGTGAAGCCCTGCCCGCCGCCGGCACGGCCGGCGCCGCCACGGCCGCCGGGGCTGCTTCCGCCGCGGCACCCGTTGCCGCCGAACCGGCAGCCGCCCCGCGCCAGGATGCCCAAGGCAATTGGTTCATCCCGGGCGATTTCGATACCCAGGGCTTCCTGAAGCAGGCCAAGGAGCAGTTCGTCCGCATCCAGGGCGTGTGGGATAGCGGCGATACCGAACGCCTGCGCGAGTACCTCACCGACGACCTGATCGTGGAACTCAAGCCGCAACTGACCGAGCGCAAGGGCGCCGCCAACCATACCGAGGTGGTCCTGCTCAACGCGGAAATGCTGGGCATCGAAGCCGTGTCCGACGGCCACCTGGCCAGCGTGCGGTTCTCCGGCATGCTGCGCGAAGAGCCGGGCGCAGAGGCCTTCCGCTTCGAGGAAGTCTGGAATCTCTTCAAGCCGACGCAGGGCGGATGGCTGCTGGCCGGTATCCAGCAGATCCCCGTCCAGTACGCCAGCTGA
- a CDS encoding VOC family protein, whose amino-acid sequence MSAQAAMPPFHLAFPVRDIAEARRFYGDLLGCPEGRSAPEWVDFNFYGHQIVAHLAPDECGHKQTSAVDDHDVPVRHFGAVLSMDQWEAMADKLTKAGTKFVIEPYVRFKGEVGEQATMFFLDPSGNALEFKAFKNLDSLFAK is encoded by the coding sequence ATGAGTGCCCAAGCCGCCATGCCCCCCTTCCACCTGGCCTTCCCGGTACGCGACATCGCCGAGGCCCGCCGCTTCTATGGCGACCTGCTGGGCTGTCCGGAGGGGCGCAGCGCGCCGGAGTGGGTGGACTTCAACTTCTACGGCCACCAGATCGTCGCGCACCTGGCGCCGGACGAATGCGGACACAAGCAGACCAGCGCCGTGGACGACCACGATGTGCCCGTGCGCCACTTCGGCGCCGTCCTGTCCATGGACCAATGGGAAGCCATGGCGGACAAGCTGACCAAGGCCGGCACCAAATTCGTCATCGAGCCCTACGTCCGCTTCAAGGGCGAAGTGGGCGAGCAGGCCACCATGTTCTTCCTGGATCCGTCCGGCAACGCGCTGGAATTCAAGGCCTTCAAGAACCTGGATTCGCTGTTCGCGAAGTAA
- the phoB gene encoding phosphate regulon transcriptional regulator PhoB, which translates to MSSTILVVEDEPAIQELIAVNLSFAGHKVLRAFDADQAQTLIRAELPDLILLDWMLPGTSGLSLARKLRAEERTRTVPVIMLTAKGSEQDKVDGLEAGADDYITKPFSPKELMARIKAVLRRRAPQLTDDVIDVAGLKLDPVTHRLNGGGHPLQIGPTEFRLLHFFMTHPERVFSRSQLLDQVWGDHVFVEERTVDVHIRRLRKALEPTGHDTHVETVRGSGYRFTAQLPPGKTSAQ; encoded by the coding sequence ATGTCCAGCACCATACTTGTAGTAGAAGACGAACCCGCCATCCAGGAACTCATCGCCGTCAATCTGTCCTTTGCCGGCCACAAGGTGCTGCGCGCGTTCGACGCCGACCAGGCCCAGACCCTGATCCGCGCGGAACTGCCCGACCTGATCCTGCTGGACTGGATGCTGCCCGGGACCTCCGGCCTGTCCCTGGCGCGCAAGCTGCGCGCGGAAGAACGCACGCGCACCGTGCCGGTCATCATGCTGACGGCCAAGGGCTCGGAGCAGGACAAGGTGGACGGCCTGGAAGCCGGCGCCGACGATTACATCACCAAGCCGTTTTCGCCCAAGGAACTGATGGCGCGCATCAAGGCGGTACTGCGCCGCCGCGCACCGCAGCTGACCGACGACGTCATCGACGTGGCGGGCCTGAAGCTGGATCCCGTGACGCACAGGCTGAACGGCGGCGGCCACCCGCTGCAGATCGGCCCCACGGAATTCCGCCTGCTGCACTTCTTCATGACCCATCCCGAGCGGGTGTTTTCCCGTTCGCAGCTGCTGGACCAGGTGTGGGGCGACCACGTCTTCGTCGAGGAACGCACGGTGGACGTCCATATCCGCCGCTTGCGCAAGGCCCTGGAGCCCACCGGACACGATACCCACGTCGAGACGGTGCGCGGCAGCGGCTACCGGTTTACAGCGCAGCTCCCGCCCGGTAAAACCAGCGCACAATGA